A DNA window from Natronosalvus rutilus contains the following coding sequences:
- a CDS encoding ABC transporter ATP-binding protein, translating to MVTETDMTTYQNSQPDEIAYGEPLMEVANLTKHFTQSDGVLGSFELNTDGYVPPVRRNPRKVEAVDDVSFEILKGETLGLVGESGCGKSTLARTILRLIEPTDGSIRFKGTDLADMSSGTLRKKRQEIQIIFQDPQSSLNPRMKIGRIVEEPMKAHGLYDSEGREERAKELLKKVGLDPQHYNRYPHAFSGGQRQRVNLARALSVNPDLIVCDEPVSALDVSIQAQVLNTLQELQDEFGLTYLFITHDLSVIRHISDRVAVMYLGKLVEIADKAELFENPQHPYTKALLDSIPIPDPRNSGTRGVLPGDVPSPLNPPSGCRFRTRCLRLMKPDRYANGDETIEYGMTKNEWEQIRAFIRSISYRSLEQYDRDFLGDQFFEDGVPDGTAGQFVSEALSLADDERLDEAEALLEERFINQSICAREDPYYEVKTEYGTSTHIAACHLHNKNVAQETD from the coding sequence ATGGTAACTGAGACGGACATGACAACTTATCAGAATAGCCAACCCGACGAGATAGCGTACGGCGAACCGCTGATGGAAGTAGCGAACCTGACCAAACACTTTACCCAGTCGGACGGTGTGCTCGGGAGTTTTGAGTTGAACACCGATGGCTACGTGCCACCGGTGAGACGTAACCCCCGAAAGGTCGAAGCGGTTGACGACGTCTCCTTTGAGATTCTGAAGGGGGAAACGCTGGGCCTGGTCGGCGAGTCGGGCTGTGGCAAGTCGACGCTTGCGCGTACGATTCTTCGACTTATCGAGCCGACAGACGGCTCTATCCGGTTCAAGGGGACAGACCTCGCAGATATGTCGAGCGGGACGCTCCGGAAGAAGCGCCAGGAGATACAAATTATCTTCCAGGATCCGCAGTCGTCACTGAACCCACGGATGAAAATCGGCCGTATTGTCGAAGAGCCGATGAAAGCACACGGCCTGTACGACAGCGAGGGCCGAGAAGAGCGCGCCAAAGAGCTACTGAAGAAGGTCGGACTCGACCCACAACACTATAATCGGTATCCGCACGCGTTCTCCGGCGGGCAGCGCCAGCGCGTCAATCTTGCCCGTGCGCTGTCGGTCAACCCGGATCTCATTGTCTGCGATGAGCCAGTAAGCGCACTCGACGTCTCGATTCAGGCTCAAGTCCTCAACACGCTCCAAGAACTCCAAGACGAGTTCGGCCTCACGTACCTGTTTATCACGCACGACCTCTCAGTTATCCGCCACATTAGTGATAGGGTCGCGGTGATGTATCTCGGGAAACTCGTCGAAATCGCCGACAAGGCGGAACTGTTCGAGAACCCACAACACCCCTACACAAAGGCGCTACTCGACTCTATTCCGATTCCGGACCCCAGAAACAGCGGGACACGTGGGGTTCTTCCCGGTGACGTGCCGAGTCCGCTGAATCCACCGAGCGGATGTCGGTTCAGGACGCGTTGTCTACGGCTGATGAAGCCGGACCGATACGCCAACGGTGATGAAACCATTGAGTATGGGATGACGAAGAACGAGTGGGAGCAAATCCGAGCATTCATCCGCTCAATCTCATATCGGAGTCTCGAACAGTATGACCGCGATTTCCTCGGAGATCAGTTCTTCGAGGACGGGGTTCCGGATGGGACTGCCGGGCAATTCGTCTCCGAGGCACTCTCGCTGGCCGACGACGAGAGGCTAGACGAGGCCGAAGCATTGCTGGAAGAGAGGTTCATCAACCAGAGCATCTGTGCACGTGAAGACCCGTACTACGAGGTCAAGACGGAGTACGGGACTTCGACCCACATCGCTGCTTGCCATCTTCACAACAAAAACGTCGCCCAAGAGACCGACTAA
- a CDS encoding ABC transporter substrate-binding protein encodes MYSTLYRYDEALGYVPELAADDFEVVDDTTYIVEIRDDAEFHNGDPVTVDDVIYSMTAPVEEETPNAPYFNSIEEFEVDGNTLEIHLEEPDPVFPINALMTYIVPEGVREDDPDGFITNPVGSGPFQFEDWSEGDFVRIERWDDYWGDELPNLAEVEFEPIDESTTRVTSLETGSTDVIQGIPPDLFPQVEDMDDASVMSTEALGYYYIGFNCNEGPTADPLVREAVDYCFSMDQAVENFVKPAGQRAYAPLNRPIIEEWGFPEDEWADIQHQDPDLDMAQELLDEAGVTPDDWEPLVIVPPDEMREQIGVSVTNGLEELGFNTQVQRLEWGTYLDTFTTGDPDDYHMYALGTGGGPDPENILPWEFSQDTQGTNSGLFYFNDEMDERLTTAGEITDREERKEHYEFVIETILEDRVHLPAYTLDNSWGVHNVVQDFNIHASSHYNPRLHSPVSNTSVDR; translated from the coding sequence ATGTACTCAACCCTGTACCGGTACGACGAGGCGCTCGGGTACGTCCCAGAACTCGCAGCTGACGATTTCGAAGTTGTCGACGACACGACCTACATCGTCGAGATTCGAGACGATGCTGAGTTTCACAACGGAGATCCAGTCACTGTGGACGACGTCATCTACTCGATGACAGCCCCTGTTGAAGAGGAAACTCCGAACGCACCGTACTTCAACAGTATCGAGGAGTTCGAGGTCGACGGCAACACGCTCGAGATTCACCTCGAGGAACCCGACCCGGTCTTCCCGATCAATGCGTTGATGACTTACATCGTTCCTGAAGGCGTCCGTGAAGATGATCCGGATGGGTTCATTACGAACCCGGTCGGTTCTGGTCCGTTCCAGTTCGAGGACTGGTCAGAGGGGGACTTCGTTCGCATTGAACGCTGGGACGATTACTGGGGCGACGAACTCCCGAACCTTGCAGAGGTCGAGTTCGAACCCATCGATGAATCCACGACACGTGTCACGTCCCTGGAGACGGGTTCTACAGACGTCATTCAGGGCATTCCCCCGGATCTGTTCCCTCAGGTCGAAGATATGGACGACGCGTCCGTCATGTCTACGGAGGCGCTCGGCTACTACTACATCGGGTTCAACTGCAACGAAGGGCCGACTGCGGATCCACTCGTTCGCGAAGCAGTCGACTACTGCTTCTCAATGGATCAGGCAGTCGAAAACTTCGTCAAACCTGCTGGACAGCGTGCGTACGCACCGCTCAACCGACCTATCATCGAGGAGTGGGGCTTTCCGGAGGACGAGTGGGCCGATATCCAGCACCAGGACCCTGATCTCGACATGGCACAGGAATTACTTGACGAGGCGGGCGTCACACCGGATGACTGGGAGCCCCTGGTCATCGTTCCCCCAGACGAAATGCGTGAACAGATTGGTGTCTCGGTGACAAACGGCCTCGAGGAACTCGGGTTCAACACCCAGGTTCAGCGTCTCGAATGGGGAACGTACCTCGATACGTTCACCACTGGTGACCCCGACGACTACCATATGTATGCGCTCGGTACTGGTGGCGGTCCAGATCCGGAGAACATCCTTCCCTGGGAGTTCTCGCAGGACACGCAGGGAACGAACTCCGGCCTGTTCTACTTCAACGACGAGATGGACGAGCGACTCACCACTGCCGGGGAAATCACTGACCGTGAGGAGCGCAAGGAACATTACGAGTTCGTTATCGAGACGATTCTCGAGGATCGTGTCCATCTTCCGGCGTACACCCTCGACAACAGCTGGGGTGTCCACAACGTGGTTCAGGACTTCAACATTCACGCATCGAGCCACTATAATCCGCGACTCCATTCGCCTGTGAGCAACACCTCGGTCGACAGATAA
- a CDS encoding carboxypeptidase M32 — protein sequence MSGTDDPYQQFAHRIRNANVLDDVSLVLNWDQQVVMPEEGSHARSLHFSALSAMRHELFTGEQTLELLETIDDSALNDEQHVILREARREIDRKRSVPGPLVEEISVTQTQAFEDWKIARAEKSFDPFAESLGELVQLQRERTDYIDASKTTYGVLLGDTEPYMEPEDIDRLLTTLRDGVLDLLEEYGDDLTEPDHLNVSGPFEEDKQQELCERALTMLGYNWSRGRLDTAPHPFDGLSQYDARITTRFDESEPFSALLSTIHEFGHAVYNLGLSDEHYGTALGRARSHSIHESQSRFFENHVGRSRAFWERFLPTMREIFPQFESVSLDEVLAHVNRINRSNQIRVEADEVTYHLHIALRHEIEQQLLEGEIAVEEVPTVWNERAVEYFGEPPESVVDGVLQDVHWSSKFGMFPNYSLGSMLAAQVANAIDRGVADVDTLIREDRLDEIHNWLTQHIHQRGQRDTTGELIERATGEPLSAEPLLDHLEANIRAQIE from the coding sequence ATGTCCGGGACAGACGACCCGTACCAGCAGTTTGCTCACCGCATTCGGAACGCCAACGTACTCGACGACGTCTCACTCGTCCTGAACTGGGACCAGCAGGTCGTGATGCCCGAGGAGGGCAGTCACGCCAGATCGCTGCATTTCAGCGCACTTTCCGCGATGAGACACGAGTTGTTCACCGGCGAACAAACGCTCGAATTGCTAGAGACTATCGATGACAGCGCCCTTAACGACGAGCAGCATGTGATTCTCCGCGAGGCACGTCGCGAAATAGACAGGAAGCGAAGCGTGCCGGGGCCGCTGGTCGAAGAAATAAGCGTGACGCAGACGCAGGCGTTCGAAGACTGGAAGATCGCACGTGCCGAGAAGTCGTTCGATCCGTTCGCGGAATCGCTCGGTGAGCTTGTCCAACTGCAGCGCGAACGAACGGACTACATCGACGCCTCAAAGACCACGTACGGCGTCCTGCTTGGAGATACGGAGCCCTATATGGAACCGGAGGATATCGACAGACTCCTGACGACGCTCAGAGACGGCGTGCTTGACCTACTTGAGGAATACGGCGATGACCTCACCGAACCAGATCATCTCAACGTTTCTGGACCGTTCGAAGAGGACAAACAGCAGGAGCTCTGTGAGCGTGCGCTCACGATGCTAGGGTATAACTGGAGCCGTGGGCGACTCGACACCGCCCCGCATCCCTTCGACGGACTGAGCCAGTACGACGCCCGGATAACGACGCGGTTCGACGAAAGCGAGCCGTTTAGCGCGCTATTGAGCACAATTCACGAGTTCGGACACGCCGTCTACAACCTCGGATTGTCCGACGAGCATTACGGAACTGCCTTGGGTCGCGCACGAAGTCACTCAATCCACGAGTCCCAGTCGCGCTTCTTCGAGAATCATGTCGGGCGTTCGCGAGCGTTCTGGGAGCGTTTCCTCCCGACTATGCGCGAAATCTTCCCGCAGTTTGAGTCGGTGTCGCTGGACGAGGTGCTCGCCCACGTCAACAGAATAAACAGGTCGAACCAAATTCGCGTTGAGGCTGACGAAGTGACCTACCACCTCCACATCGCCCTGCGCCATGAGATTGAACAACAGCTTCTCGAAGGGGAGATTGCAGTCGAGGAGGTTCCCACGGTATGGAATGAGCGTGCGGTGGAGTACTTTGGTGAGCCGCCAGAGAGTGTTGTCGACGGCGTGCTCCAAGACGTCCACTGGAGCTCCAAGTTCGGTATGTTCCCAAATTACTCGCTAGGAAGTATGCTGGCCGCACAGGTAGCGAACGCCATCGATCGAGGGGTTGCCGACGTCGATACCCTGATCAGGGAAGATCGACTAGACGAGATTCACAACTGGCTCACGCAGCACATCCACCAGCGAGGTCAGCGCGATACGACCGGCGAACTCATCGAACGTGCAACCGGTGAACCGCTTTCTGCAGAACCGCTCCTAGACCATCTCGAAGCGAATATCCGAGCACAAATAGAATAG
- a CDS encoding alpha/beta fold hydrolase: MDYSLSDEPWTDRYIQIDGVETHYIEAGTGEPVVLVHGGGMGSCGAVNYGDVMEPMSAHYRVIAPDLAGFGETPGRCPEDYPAEAQGDFLIEFLKTLNEPVHLGGNSHGGWLVQYVAHEAPELVRRMIIINSLNGCMPIPPAPEGYQYIYHEEGHAHKEPTLEDVRENLMEFYSDTGLVTDERVELFYEMSARNHKFAEKRSAAVTSTIGDANENLSYRGDHISEHADELSLPVLLTWSRENRGATPEDAMPLFNRIDNVEMHIFSGAKHHVQAEYPHAWTNVVQRFLERD; this comes from the coding sequence ATGGATTATTCACTCTCGGACGAACCCTGGACAGACAGGTACATACAGATAGACGGTGTCGAGACCCACTACATCGAAGCAGGAACAGGAGAGCCAGTCGTCTTGGTACACGGTGGCGGCATGGGTTCCTGCGGTGCGGTGAACTACGGCGACGTCATGGAGCCCATGAGCGCACACTACCGTGTCATCGCCCCGGATCTCGCCGGTTTTGGAGAGACACCTGGTCGCTGTCCCGAGGACTACCCGGCTGAGGCGCAGGGTGACTTTCTCATCGAATTCCTCAAAACGCTTAATGAGCCGGTTCACCTCGGGGGCAACTCCCATGGTGGCTGGCTCGTGCAGTACGTCGCTCACGAAGCGCCAGAACTGGTTCGGCGAATGATTATAATAAACAGCCTGAACGGCTGTATGCCGATACCACCCGCGCCGGAGGGGTATCAGTACATCTATCACGAGGAAGGTCACGCACACAAGGAGCCCACACTAGAAGATGTGCGCGAGAACCTCATGGAGTTCTACTCCGATACGGGCCTGGTGACCGACGAACGCGTAGAGTTGTTCTACGAGATGTCCGCACGAAACCACAAATTCGCAGAGAAGCGCTCGGCAGCGGTTACCTCGACCATCGGGGACGCGAACGAGAACCTCTCGTACCGTGGCGATCACATCTCCGAGCATGCCGACGAACTGAGCTTACCGGTGTTGCTCACGTGGAGTCGAGAGAATCGCGGCGCCACACCAGAAGACGCGATGCCGCTGTTCAACCGTATCGATAACGTTGAGATGCACATCTTTAGTGGGGCAAAGCACCACGTTCAGGCGGAGTATCCCCATGCCTGGACGAATGTCGTGCAGCGGTTTCTCGAGCGCGACTAG
- a CDS encoding ABC transporter permease: MSLARYTIRRLLQAIPVIIGILTITFYLANRIPGDPVRIMLGPEQANNPEMIEEIRAQYGLNRPLHERYVNYIFEVAQGNLGTSIHYNMPVTEVIAGRIPVTLLLMLSAFAFAIAMAIPLGIISAKRRNEPVDHISRVVALIGVSTPSFWIGLLLIIVFAFHLGWFPERGLVYPWADPESVRGAETRIDVLQMAIHHLMLPMIALGTLQMASITRIQRSSMVDTLQNDYVKLARAYGVSERRITWRHALRPSLLPVITIVGLGLSTSLGGSVLIETVFEINGLGRLIIQAINTQDYPLIMGTTFVFGFAFVIGVIITDLAYAYIDPRVSYGNAD; encoded by the coding sequence ATGAGTTTAGCTCGATACACGATTCGGAGGTTACTACAGGCAATTCCCGTCATCATCGGAATACTGACGATAACGTTTTATCTAGCGAACAGGATTCCGGGCGACCCGGTGCGGATAATGCTCGGGCCAGAACAGGCGAACAATCCGGAGATGATAGAGGAGATTCGTGCCCAGTATGGCCTCAATAGGCCATTACACGAGCGCTATGTCAACTACATATTCGAGGTGGCACAGGGCAACCTCGGAACGAGCATCCATTACAACATGCCGGTGACTGAGGTGATTGCCGGACGGATTCCGGTGACGCTCCTGTTGATGCTCTCTGCGTTCGCGTTCGCCATCGCCATGGCCATCCCGCTCGGCATCATTTCCGCCAAACGACGGAACGAGCCGGTCGACCACATCTCCCGCGTCGTCGCGCTCATCGGCGTCAGTACGCCGTCGTTCTGGATTGGACTGCTGCTGATTATCGTCTTTGCGTTCCACCTCGGCTGGTTCCCAGAGCGGGGACTTGTCTATCCGTGGGCTGACCCTGAGAGCGTGCGTGGAGCAGAGACGAGGATCGACGTGTTGCAGATGGCGATACACCACCTCATGCTCCCAATGATCGCGCTCGGGACACTCCAGATGGCATCGATTACACGTATTCAACGCTCATCGATGGTTGACACGCTACAGAACGATTACGTGAAACTTGCGCGAGCCTACGGTGTTTCCGAACGACGAATTACGTGGCGCCACGCACTTCGTCCGTCGCTGCTGCCCGTGATTACCATCGTCGGACTGGGGCTGAGTACCTCCCTTGGCGGATCGGTTCTCATCGAGACCGTCTTTGAGATAAACGGCCTCGGCCGCCTAATTATCCAGGCTATCAATACACAGGATTACCCCCTGATTATGGGGACAACATTCGTCTTCGGATTCGCCTTTGTCATTGGAGTTATCATCACTGACCTTGCTTATGCATACATCGACCCGCGAGTTAGTTACGGGAACGCAGACTGA
- a CDS encoding alpha/beta hydrolase, with product MTNEWAELLEQEAYADISGTRTHYFDVGEGKPIFLIHGGGLTSSAEQNWGAVIQPLSEECRVVAVDQPGFGFTDLRDEEDYKVQNRADFLIDVLEYFDLAPVTLVGNSEGLFGTIYIALERSELVEKVIIVNSRTPRPEEPSGDLFAPEPKREGLREKIKEIREERYVTYEHHPFYRNPITKEKADRYYELKERNWEHNQARAELYASDEYTAEYNGQVIDYSAPEMDVPALITWSTTPETFPRVHYQENEELAQEIEAYFGDMDPVEPAIWYVKEMDDAELHLWDDGKHHVMTDHTPRWVNVVTDFVYA from the coding sequence ATGACTAACGAATGGGCAGAACTACTCGAACAGGAAGCGTACGCTGACATCTCGGGAACGCGAACCCACTACTTCGATGTTGGGGAGGGGAAACCGATTTTTTTAATCCACGGCGGCGGATTGACGTCGTCGGCCGAACAGAACTGGGGAGCCGTGATTCAGCCGTTGAGTGAGGAGTGTCGCGTGGTCGCGGTCGACCAGCCTGGGTTCGGCTTCACCGATTTACGCGACGAAGAGGACTACAAGGTACAGAACCGGGCGGACTTTCTCATCGATGTTCTCGAATACTTCGACCTCGCCCCCGTCACGCTTGTGGGGAACAGCGAAGGACTGTTCGGGACGATTTATATCGCGCTTGAGCGATCCGAACTGGTCGAGAAGGTCATCATCGTTAACTCCCGCACCCCTCGTCCGGAGGAGCCCTCAGGGGATCTGTTCGCTCCGGAACCCAAGCGCGAGGGCCTGCGCGAGAAAATCAAGGAGATACGGGAAGAACGCTACGTTACGTACGAACATCATCCGTTCTATAGGAATCCGATTACGAAGGAGAAAGCCGACCGGTACTACGAGTTGAAAGAGCGGAACTGGGAGCATAACCAGGCACGCGCCGAGCTGTACGCGTCGGACGAGTACACGGCAGAGTACAACGGACAGGTCATCGACTATTCGGCCCCTGAGATGGACGTTCCCGCGCTGATTACGTGGAGTACCACGCCGGAAACGTTCCCACGGGTTCACTACCAGGAGAACGAGGAACTCGCCCAGGAAATCGAGGCGTACTTCGGAGATATGGATCCGGTCGAACCGGCAATCTGGTACGTCAAGGAGATGGACGACGCGGAACTGCACCTCTGGGACGACGGAAAACACCACGTGATGACTGACCACACGCCCCGCTGGGTCAATGTCGTGACAGATTTCGTCTACGCCTGA
- a CDS encoding ABC transporter permease produces MATSETQIDKNISSSNTSGESEVETRVGLKYTLAQVKRDPTARIGMYIISFLTAVAVLVSIDYYALDYAVAERILYHPEQDPLMADRLLPPVGMENQYGSGSLAHPLGTDHRGRDVLSRLIYGTRIAITVGFMATVIGLVGGSIIGAVSGYYGGWIDDVLQRITETIYAIPFLILVIAFMSAFGRNLTFAMIGVGITSIPVFNRLIRSRVVSVREEEYIEAAKAAGVKDHNIILRHIIPNSFAPVLVQATLQIGFSILIIAGLSFLGFGVQPPTPSWGQMLAESRQYMLPAPMFSIWPGLAILITVVGFNIFGDGLQDALDPRIQN; encoded by the coding sequence ATGGCCACATCAGAAACACAAATAGACAAAAATATTTCTAGTTCCAACACCTCTGGAGAGAGCGAGGTCGAAACACGGGTCGGACTAAAGTATACGCTGGCACAGGTCAAGCGAGACCCGACCGCAAGAATCGGGATGTACATAATCTCGTTTCTCACGGCGGTGGCAGTTCTCGTTTCGATAGATTACTACGCCTTAGATTACGCCGTTGCGGAGCGGATTCTCTATCATCCTGAACAGGATCCACTCATGGCGGATCGGCTCTTACCGCCCGTCGGCATGGAGAACCAGTACGGATCCGGCAGCCTCGCTCATCCACTCGGGACAGATCATCGTGGTCGTGATGTCCTGAGTCGTCTCATCTACGGTACGCGGATTGCCATCACCGTTGGTTTCATGGCGACCGTTATCGGGCTCGTCGGTGGCTCGATTATCGGTGCGGTCTCAGGCTACTACGGTGGCTGGATCGACGACGTGCTCCAGCGCATCACCGAGACCATCTACGCGATTCCGTTTCTTATCCTCGTCATCGCGTTCATGTCCGCCTTCGGTCGGAATCTGACGTTCGCGATGATTGGCGTGGGCATCACTTCGATCCCAGTGTTTAACCGGTTGATTCGCTCACGGGTGGTAAGCGTCCGTGAAGAGGAGTACATCGAGGCCGCCAAGGCCGCGGGGGTAAAAGACCACAACATCATTCTCCGCCACATCATCCCGAACAGTTTCGCCCCGGTGCTGGTTCAGGCCACCCTCCAGATCGGATTCAGCATCCTGATTATCGCAGGGCTGTCGTTTCTCGGATTTGGTGTCCAGCCACCCACACCCTCGTGGGGCCAGATGCTCGCAGAGTCACGGCAGTACATGCTGCCAGCGCCGATGTTCAGTATCTGGCCTGGCCTGGCCATCTTGATTACCGTTGTTGGCTTCAATATCTTCGGAGACGGGCTCCAGGACGCACTTGACCCACGGATTCAGAACTAA
- a CDS encoding ABC transporter ATP-binding protein — MTRNTPLLSVENLQTQFFTEDGVVRAVDGISFTVEEGEIVGLVGESGAGKSVAISSLLRLVDNPGQIVGGHVEFKGENLIDFEEGPDGNLRQSDEMMSNDEMRKRIRGNEIAIIFQDPMESLNPVYTVGEQLSEFIRLNRDLSKKETKAEAIDILREVGIPDPEGRYNEYPHQFSGGMRQRVLIAMALACQPSLIVADEPTTALDVTVEGQILDLVNDLQEKYNTSFIWVTHDLSVVAEICDRVNVMYLGKIVESADVDDLFYDTQHPYTGALLDSIPRPDRTVEELNPIKGVMPEAIHPPSGCRFHPRCPDAREVCRDVDPGDGIVREKEPPHRVVCFKHEKYDVGYEESQPLDVKVGSGFDAGLDRDRAEPESRGDANGN; from the coding sequence ATGACCCGGAATACACCACTGCTGAGCGTCGAGAACCTGCAGACGCAGTTCTTCACGGAAGACGGCGTCGTTCGCGCTGTCGACGGCATCTCCTTCACCGTCGAGGAAGGCGAAATCGTCGGACTCGTCGGCGAATCAGGTGCCGGTAAGAGCGTTGCAATCTCCAGCCTGCTCCGACTGGTCGATAATCCCGGCCAGATTGTCGGCGGTCACGTCGAGTTCAAGGGTGAAAACCTGATTGACTTCGAGGAAGGCCCTGATGGCAATCTCCGGCAGAGCGACGAGATGATGAGCAACGATGAGATGCGCAAGCGGATACGAGGGAACGAGATTGCGATTATCTTCCAGGATCCCATGGAGAGTCTCAATCCGGTGTACACCGTCGGCGAGCAGCTCAGTGAGTTCATCCGACTGAACCGCGACCTCTCGAAAAAGGAGACGAAAGCAGAGGCAATCGATATCCTTCGGGAGGTTGGCATTCCCGACCCGGAGGGACGGTACAACGAGTACCCCCACCAGTTCTCGGGCGGGATGCGCCAACGCGTGCTCATCGCGATGGCTCTCGCCTGCCAACCCTCGCTCATCGTCGCCGACGAACCGACCACGGCGCTCGACGTAACCGTCGAGGGACAGATTCTCGACCTCGTAAATGACCTGCAGGAAAAGTACAACACGAGCTTTATCTGGGTGACTCACGACCTCAGCGTCGTCGCAGAAATCTGTGACCGAGTGAACGTGATGTACCTCGGGAAAATTGTCGAGAGCGCAGACGTCGACGACCTGTTCTACGACACACAGCATCCCTACACTGGGGCGCTACTGGACTCGATACCGCGCCCAGACAGAACCGTTGAGGAACTCAACCCTATCAAGGGTGTCATGCCCGAAGCAATCCATCCGCCGTCGGGTTGCCGGTTCCACCCTCGGTGTCCCGACGCCCGCGAGGTGTGCAGGGATGTCGACCCGGGCGACGGCATCGTCAGGGAGAAGGAGCCGCCACATCGCGTGGTTTGTTTCAAACACGAAAAGTACGATGTAGGATATGAGGAGAGTCAACCGCTGGACGTGAAGGTCGGGAGCGGGTTCGACGCCGGACTGGATAGAGATAGGGCCGAACCCGAATCAAGAGGTGACGCAAATGGTAACTGA
- a CDS encoding M24 family metallopeptidase — MLASPSLPESEFRNRIKRVREKINEADLDAGIWFNATSIEYLSHFYHVQTERPVALAITPEQTAITVPKLEIMRVDENPVIDESYYFFDFPGGGPMKTITEMVEDLEIETAAVDMDGPPGAYGYEGPPLSDFISIETQSWVDQMRWVKSNAEVAVMNEASKWAHLAHQYLVDRMEPGASQATISQDASKEASKAMTDTLGDQYVPRTGIYFMGPAHTGMHSAESTGEPHPYPTNRKLEVGDGIVTAAEANVDGYLSEIERTMFLGEPDEQQQKYFHIMLKAQTTGIEESGPGVKYADVAQAVWDVFVEHGVEEHAYHHVGHNLGMQTHEPPYVDRGSDVTMKPGHIFTVEPGIYIQGHGGYRHSDPVLITEDGTEILNYWGRDLESNIIPV, encoded by the coding sequence ATGCTAGCTAGCCCATCACTCCCGGAGTCGGAGTTCCGTAACCGCATCAAGCGCGTGCGGGAGAAAATCAACGAAGCAGATCTGGACGCGGGTATCTGGTTCAATGCCACCAGCATCGAATATCTTTCCCACTTCTATCATGTTCAAACGGAACGCCCTGTAGCCCTCGCAATCACTCCCGAGCAAACAGCCATCACCGTTCCGAAGCTTGAGATAATGCGCGTCGACGAGAATCCGGTCATCGACGAGTCTTACTACTTCTTCGATTTCCCTGGTGGAGGACCAATGAAGACGATTACAGAAATGGTCGAGGATCTCGAGATCGAGACGGCAGCTGTGGACATGGATGGGCCTCCCGGCGCATACGGCTATGAGGGGCCGCCACTCTCTGATTTCATATCGATCGAAACGCAGTCCTGGGTCGATCAAATGCGATGGGTCAAATCTAACGCCGAAGTGGCCGTGATGAATGAAGCATCAAAGTGGGCGCACCTCGCACACCAGTACCTTGTTGATCGGATGGAGCCCGGTGCATCCCAGGCCACTATCAGCCAAGACGCAAGCAAGGAGGCTTCCAAAGCGATGACTGACACACTCGGTGATCAGTACGTTCCTCGAACAGGCATCTACTTCATGGGCCCTGCTCATACCGGGATGCACAGCGCCGAGAGTACCGGCGAGCCACATCCGTATCCCACGAACCGAAAACTGGAGGTGGGTGACGGTATCGTTACAGCGGCGGAGGCAAACGTCGACGGCTACCTCTCAGAAATCGAGCGAACAATGTTTCTTGGCGAACCTGATGAACAGCAACAAAAGTACTTCCACATCATGCTCAAAGCTCAGACGACCGGTATCGAAGAAAGTGGGCCTGGTGTAAAATATGCTGATGTTGCACAGGCTGTGTGGGATGTGTTTGTCGAACACGGTGTCGAAGAACACGCGTACCACCACGTCGGACACAATCTCGGAATGCAGACACACGAGCCACCGTACGTCGACCGCGGAAGCGACGTGACGATGAAACCAGGCCACATCTTCACCGTCGAACCCGGCATCTACATCCAGGGCCACGGTGGGTACCGTCACTCCGACCCCGTGCTTATCACCGAGGACGGCACGGAAATTCTGAACTACTGGGGTCGAGACCTCGAATCGAATATTATCCCCGTATAG